From Clarias gariepinus isolate MV-2021 ecotype Netherlands chromosome 18, CGAR_prim_01v2, whole genome shotgun sequence:
TATTCCCCTGCTTTAACATACGAGTCGGATTTGGTAAACTGTTACTGTAAAACTCTACATGCAAATCCCTACATTTTTTAGTGCTTACACCATGTGGTCATTTAGAAAGCACTAGCATTCAATAATGTTAGCACAGCTTGAGCTCAATTAGCACACAATTAACCAAGTGGTAACACTAGGAGTCAAAATTTATCACACGCCAATCAGAAACTTTGATGGATAGATAAAAGGGCCAAAATCAGCTCATTCAGGTTTAAAACAATAGATCTAAAGAAATGCAAAGGAAGAGGTTGAGGAGGATGAGGTCGAGGAGGAGAGGAGACAGAGACGACCACCTGGTGGAGGCAGGTTAAGGCTTTTGTCTGAGGAGCAATAGAGGCAGCTTGTAAATATAGTAATTGCCAATAATGTAATCCGTCTGCGAGAGATTCCAAGGAGAGTAATTGAGGATGGTCATCATTTTCGGGGGATAAATGCCATCAGCCTCTCCACAATTGGCCGCATCCTTCGAAAGAACCAATTCCGGATAAAACAGGCATACGCGTCCCTTTTGAGCAAAACTCTGACAGAGTAAAAAACCAGTGAAATATGTTCAGGTATGAGTTTTGATATTGTATGAAGTATGGCAGTTTATGCTGCCATCCCATACTCTTGAACTGTGGTTCAGGGTAGTGATGTACTATCTACTGTGTTATGTGTTTTGCAGAGAATCTTTGAGATTGAAGGACGCCCTGTTCCCCATGAAATTATCTTTGTGGATGAGGCAGGTTTTAACCTGACCAAAAGGAGGAGAAGGGGGAGAAACATAATTGGCCATCGGGCTATTGTAAATGTCCCTGGTCAGCATGGAGGGAATGTCACTATGTGCGCAGTCATGAGCCAACAAGAGGTACTCCATCACCATGCCATGCTAGGATCCTATAACACTATGCTTCTCCTTAGGAGAAGGGCGTGCTTCTCTTTGTCTCTTGCTGCAGGATTGTGGGTAGTCGTCTCCCATGTCTCCCAGTCTCAGTGCGCATGCCTCTCTCGTAGAGTCAGCGTCTGCacatatactgtttactataaaattgttatagtaaacaatgttaagcatttttttttgttttatgtcaatgacaatgcaatgtcacatttccacgaaatcctcaaaaggaggcaaaagcaagtaTCATTAGAAGGGTTCCTTGATAAAGTTATACAAAAGTTTCTAAGTTAGCCAACATCagtgattctgtgtgtgtgtgtgtgtgtgtgtgtgtgtgtgtgtgtgtgtgtatgtgtgtgtgtaaacatcgTCCTACACAATTACTGTAACCCTCCTCTTCTCACTTTCTAGCAGCAAGTTCTGTGAAAATCAGTGCAGGCagcatatgggtgtgatggaaATAAGAAAATCACAATGGATATTGTCTTAAAGTTATGGTTATTTAGATAATTGCACAAGTAaagctaaaattaaaatataaatggtAAATGTACAGTTTACTGGGAGCAGTGGAGTGTCAGGTATGACAATGTGACAAAAGTGAATAGTTCACATGGCTTACAGGTCAGGAAGGATTTTCACCAGATTTTGCTTACTGCTCCaggatttttttggtttgtttttttgcaagcaCATAAACATAGGCTTCCTTTAAATCCACAACACACAAGTTGACTAGATTATCGAGCTCACATGATACAGTCAGAAGACCATTGGATATCAACCCAGTCTGCTCTGCTGCATTGTGCAAGCATGttacacttttttaaatgaacaatctATGACTCATCCCAATATCTCCCAATTGTCTTCATTATTCCCACCATTCCCATGTTACATATATGTTTTCTGAAAATCCCAGTCCAGATATACCCCCCTCTGTGCTGTTATAATGTGCTCCACCCTACCCGAAGGctttctacttaaaaaaaaaagtataaacaaacaaacaaaacaaaaaactttattttattatttaactacTATTTAAAATTTCATAATTATGTGTTTAAAGGCAAGCATCCACAGCAGAATGATTAAAATCTTCTATTGGAttttcatttgcaaaaaaacgtaaaataaattctagatccttaaaattcagttttatttatatagcgcaaCAATAGTCATTtctacaaagcagctttacagaatctaaagaaacaagaaataagtgtgaaaagtgtgaggaaaaaatttttaatctccatcattaaaatgatcagtttgtccctgatgaacaaacTGAGGGCAACAGTGccaagggaaaaactccctgagattcTCCCTGAGGCAATAAGAgcaaaccttgagagaaaccagacaggaaacccatcctcatttgggtgacacTTTAATTCAGGTTAAATGTCCCATAAAATCAAGAAATGTAATTTATACTTTGTAATTTTGTATCAGTTTTTAATCAGatcataaggaaaaaaatgcatggttcaccaaaagagagagaaagaatgaaagaaaccACCACCTAATTAACACTGATGTTAATTAGAAATGCATCATTACAGAAATGCATCATCATGCTACAGACACAGGTCTGATCTTCATAGCGATGTATTTAAGACCATAATCATAGCCTTTCCAATGTTGCCACACATTTCCGATGGCAAAAAGAGTGCCGTCACGTCCCCACAGGTATATCCCATTGGGGTTGGTCTCATGGCACCGATTGTACCAAAAAGCCCCAAGGTAGGTTTTAGCACAGTGTTGCACTGGCTCTGAGTCCTGGTCTTTATCTAAGGTGGAGAATTTCTGTCCATTGCTTGTAGCCATAGAATCACCTGCAGATTACAGAAGGTGTTACTACAGATTACAGATTATTTAGTTATCTTCACATCGCTCACTCTCCCTTACCTGCACCTCCATTGATGAAACCACTAAGATGGAGTTTGTAGCCCTCGGCTTCCGAGTCAACAGAGAAAGAAGAATACCGAGCGTAAACCGTCGCTCCATCAAAGTCCTGCAGGTCCACCTTCAGCTCATATTTCCTCTTACGTGTGAGCTGGTAGAGGTTCTCTAATCCTGGaggtaaaagaaaaatcacatggGGTAAGAGATTTATAACAGCTCATGTTAAAGTGCAAAGcgattagtagtagtatttgaGTAGCAATTTGTAGTACTCAAATTTTTTGGGaacaaaagaatgaaaaagaaaaaaaacagaaaataaaatgacaaaaagcaAGCCTAAAAAAGTATCAGTTTCAATAAAATGTAATCAGTATGGGGGcagtattaaactttttttgtttctttgagcTATAATAGGCACATTGCTGTAACTGTGCTAAACATTATatagaataataatattaaaagaggttatttttttactggCTTTTAAAACTAGATAGTAAgtatcaaaacctggaaaaacTAGGCACAGACGTgtgaatataatttaaataagtgGATTGACTGCAGACCTCATGATCATTTACACTGTATTTCTACATGCATTTGACTTATATTAtcagatattaataataataataataataataataataataatagtagattatattataacattattaagGGCTGCAATTATATTGATGAATTTGTCATTCTATACTAATTGATTTAACTACATAcatgtttttatcatttttttttgcaaatttagcttttaagaatataaaaaatgtatttaaatataaaagtctAATTATACGCCTACCCAGCCAGTATTCTCCATCCTTGTTCCCAAACCCTTTCTTGTAGTGCTGCCATGGTCTGTAGAAATTCACACTGCCGTCCATTCTCCTCTGAAACACCTGGTGTGAATGTAAAATCAGTCTGATAAAACAGAACAACTGCTCTAAGCTAgattctattttaaataaaaaataggttagaatttttttcattaaaaaaaaatgtgactgtGTAGTTCTTGTAAAAGAGACACTCGTCTAAACATACCGTCCAATTCCCATCCTTTGTTAGACTTCCCTGACATCCCATGTCACAGTACACCTGGACAGGTGTGTCTGCTGTAGGGTAGATTGTGTACACTCCACTGAGTGTGTTTCCTTTAACGTAGATATCAGAGCAATCTGTCGGAAACAGTTCCTGAGAATTCGGGGCACTTCCAACCAGCAAGGGCAGCAGGAGAGTCCAGACCACTGAAAACATCATGTTCTGGAAAACAGAGATGCAACACACAGTGATACCGTGCATGCgtgtaaaatattacaaaaaatagtGCTAGACATCAGGAGGCAGAACTATAGAAAACTCCTTCAGATTAACAGAGAAGATCAGTTATAATAgttataaaacacattattataataatataaaacacattagaTTAACTCACACTACTATAACTTACAATCATTTTTGTATGTTGTTCACAAAACACAGCTGGATTCCGAAGCAGAGGTTCAGCTTGTAAACCTAAAGCATTAATTTAAACAGCTTTAACATTTAATctgaaaattaatttaaaaattatgaattttgGGAAGAATTTGTTTCACTTTCAGGATATCATGGATACGTAGTGAAATAATTGCACCATACAAAATCCAAAAATGCATCTTACCTTCTGTTTGTCTGATTCCCTGGTCATCCTCTCACACTTTTAAACCTCTGCTGGACTTCAAGACTCCTCCTAActtaagtaagtgtgtgtgtgtgtgtgtgtgtgtgtgtgtgtgtgtgtgtgtgtgtgcatggaaggGGAAATGGGAGGTTGGCAATGTGTGTGTcatgattggcaccctgtcctggattagcaccctgtccaggatgtaccccaccttgtgcacAGTGTTTCCAGGGATGGGCTCCAAGCTCCCTGCAAATAagtgaaagaaggaaagaaaataattcTACTGTATGAATTTTGtggatttctttgttttaagcTGAAGAGAttaaatttacttttacattcACAATTTATTCACTGATACTAAGCTTTTCTATGATCTGAGGTTTTTTGCTCGCTGATCTGAGTTTAAATGTCGCATCCATAATGCTGGTGCTCCTCACATGCCTGTTCACGTGTCAGATAAAACGTTGTCACGACAACACTCAGGGAAGTTGTCTCTTTTGTTCACTTCTAATTGGAGATCTCTCCATGTTATAACTGTATTTATATTACACTTACAATATAGTACAATAACTGTgtttacctacacacacacacacacacacacagctgatgtAAACTGAACACAGAAACAAACTAAGCTGTTTACCCACCacctttttctcttcttctccaTGTTGTTGCTATTTCAATCAACACTTTGCAtccaggattattattattattattattagtagtagtagtagtagtagtactattTATGACCAACCCTGTCCACACTATCTGCACGGCACTGTTTCCCCAAAGGTTCCAATCCCACATGTGTCCgatttttacaatttctttattGCTACTGCTTTGTGAGAGCTACCTAACAAATTTTGTTGTATCACTACAATAGCAGTAAAGTCTGTTTAGTCTTTAGATgcagaggtagctcagtgattaagaCATTGAACTGCAGTTTGGAAGGTCCTGGGTTTAAACCCCCACTGTGGGGCCCTTAAGTAAggcttcaactgctcagatttacagtataatgtgataaaaaatttaattcaccCTGGATGAAGTTCTCTGCCACATCCTATAAGTGTAGATATTacattatactatattatataatgaATGCGAATGacatttgtgggtttttttttataaataaatacttctgTTCGTACAGAAAGAGACTGCACACTTTAACTAATCtgtccaataataataataataataatagtaataataataatagtaataataataataataataataataataatagtaataataataataataataataataataataatagtaataatagtaataataataataataataataataataataataaataaataaaataaagtagaaCTCAAATAAAAAGGGGAGAAAATACAATATTGTCTAGCATAAAACTGTACCAGTGATAGTCAGCGTCCTGAGAATCCTGTTTTACAATTCTGTAAATATTAACaaagtgtttcatatgtttACATTCAAACTTTTTAATGCCTTCATTTGTAAACTGATGTAACATTCAAattagtttgtttgtgtttaaggTAACATCATACTTTAATGTACTATGCTATAGTATAGTTGTAAGCTATAAGCTTCTAAGTTATAAGCTGTAAATTGTTACTAaactttggttttttttttacgttgagGCAGCTGTAGCTGCGTACAGTATAGCTGCTGAAAACTGAAGACAAACAAACTAAGCAGTTTATCCACcatctttttctcttcttttccaTGTTGCTGCTAATGTACTAAACACTTTGCATCCaggactattattattatcattattattattattattattattattatcattattattattatcattattattattatcattattattattatcattattattattattattattagtagtagtagtagtagtatgatTAGATTATACTGTAGTAACAACTACTGCTGATGGCATCTTTCAGATTCCTCATAAATAGTCTATACAGTAAGAGAGTGCACACTGTAATGAACTTGtccaaaagtaataataataatcaataaaattaagtagaatttaaacaaaaaggtgAAATGAAAGAACACCTTATTTTATTGGAAAAACTGTATAAATCGATAATCCAGCATAAAACTTCAGTAGCAGTGGTAGTCATGTTCCTGAGAATCCTGGTTCAT
This genomic window contains:
- the LOC128506438 gene encoding microfibril-associated glycoprotein 4-like translates to MINMMFSVVWTLLLPLLVGSAPNSQELFPTDCSDIYVKGNTLSGVYTIYPTADTPVQVYCDMGCQGSLTKDGNWTVFQRRMDGSVNFYRPWQHYKKGFGNKDGEYWLGLENLYQLTRKRKYELKVDLQDFDGATVYARYSSFSVDSEAEGYKLHLSGFINGGAGDSMATSNGQKFSTLDKDQDSEPVQHCAKTYLGAFWYNRCHETNPNGIYLWGRDGTLFAIGNVWQHWKGYDYGLKYIAMKIRPVSVA